One Bombus huntii isolate Logan2020A chromosome 12, iyBomHunt1.1, whole genome shotgun sequence DNA segment encodes these proteins:
- the LOC126871854 gene encoding uncharacterized protein LOC126871854, whose product MVSRRKILSRSRDNLVEAQYEDQDEEDVWYNLDKLYKDHIQEVLDKWNQIDDEIWAKVIVFERNRRVAKAYARAPVLTINGSNDGFDGFRIGLCGFENPMRDTKTEEAKKHINQGVKIKMDEQGNILIKRLCKNNVYIKPTSQEDNAIGAEIARNSQGALEHEKPGKVFDMNKFQTNLSRETRRAYPDRRRLEMQCLSAIVFVKTEPDLLQCPVWVLIVNVVGLDMLKSKLPPVLALQRPVDIKNRPRIPIPDEDPYSIAGVSSSIGVSEAFQQDREAREQIYAQSTSSRQRRAERPPKLPPRENIYSHDIPKPDYDDIEDDYARKPVITNEDKRNRNDDKKKYDDPYYCGLRARVPNFVKMAKNSKVSTRMYARPPNQATYAATGYASSQSSQIYGHLPGNRPPIMYHARSFESGLDSDGRNESPYNHIYGRFPVPTRGVIPPTPRAMYIGEWD is encoded by the exons ATGGTATCGAGGCGGAAGATTCTATCTCGATCGAGGGACAACCTCGTTGAAGCGCAATACGAGGATCAAGACGAGGAGGACGTGTGGTATAATCTTGATAAACTTTACAAG GATCATATCCAAGAAGTACTGGACAAATGGAACCAAATCGACGACGAAATTTGGGCCAAGGTAATCGTTTTCGAAAGGAACCGCAGGGTAGCAAAAGCGTACGCCAGGGCACCTGTTCTCACGATTAATGGATCTAACGATGGATTCGATGGTTTCAG GATAGGATTGTGCGGTTTCGAAAATCCTATGAGGGATACGAAAACGGAAGAGGCAAAGAAACACATTAACCAAGGTGTAAAGATTAAAATGGACGAGCAAGGGAACATATTAATAAAAAGGTTGTGTAAAAATAACGTTTACATAAAGCCGACCAGTCAGGAAGACAACGCAATTGGAGCAGAAATTGCACGGAATTCTCAAGGAGCGTTAGAACATGAGAAACCGGGGAAA GTGTTCGATATGAATAAGTTTCAAACGAATCTTTCCCGGGAGACTCGAAGAGCATATCCGGACAGAAGAAGATTAGAAATGCAGTGTCTGAGCGCAATTGTTTTCGTCAAAACTGAACCAGACCTTCTTCAATGTCCCGTTTGGGTCCTCATTGTAAATGTTGTCGGTTTAGACATGTTGAAGTCCAAATTACCACCAG TTCTAGCGTTACAAAGGCCCGTGGATATTAAAAATCGACCTAGGATACCGATTCCCGATGAAGATCCGTATAGTATAGCAGGAGTTTCATCTTCGATTGGAGTTTCCGAGGCGTTCCAGCAGGACCGAGAAGCTCGAGAACAGATCTACGCTCAATCAACGAGTAGTAGACAAAGAAGAGCCGAAAGGCCACCGAAACTACCGCCAAGGGAGAATATTTATAGTCATGACATACCTAAA CCTGATTATGACGACATAGAAGATGACTATGCTAGAAAACCTGTCATAACGAACGAGGACAAGAGAAATAGAAACGacgacaaaaagaaatacG ACGATCCGTATTACTGCGGATTAAGAGCTCGTGTTCCTAACTTTGTAAAGATGGCGAAAAATAGTAAAGTCTCGACAAGAATGTACGCCAGACCTCCTAATCAAGCAACATATGCTGCTACCGGTTACGCTAGTAGCCAATCCTCTCAAATTTATGGCCATTTACCTGGCAATCGACCGCCAATTATGTATCACGCACGAAGCTTCGAAAGTGGACTTG aTTCAGATGGTAGAAACGAATCACCGTATAACCATATATATGGAAGGTTTCCTGTACCGACCAGAGGTGTAATTCCTCCTACACCCAGAGCGATGTATATCGGAGAGTGGGactaa
- the LOC126871855 gene encoding protein saal1, with translation MSEVQEPETDEVEPNVLLETQEIGEDEIEKLKGDTVGDTLYSSKWIINILLSISKVFEDGWNEKVEYDLCTLWDMTAEKDIVNFLVDNDFLKIAEFALNSSEEPRFTEIILGIIGNMTCEPSVLDILGEKEELLETILRLLSSEDAATLVQILRLLRSALWNIQINPESKWRVNLRNSTFLREVVPFILKSSTNEELLIATTSFLRSSAEIDLSSGKTLLDELFESSSFLPGMLESFEEVFPQDEAPYSPSTLKYLEDWLELFSIVRKGHQIHQEILQEDNLNRTVEILRRILASFIDPWNLYPLDETKASCVHRCAEMILDFRWKGFLRADSTVDIDATVLKIIVSINTAMKEEEEDSKETMGELLKYLVGYWIEVSKISSADEIIKILKINEESVTDHTINLLKSKIPAEKIISIINGLPNK, from the exons ATGAGCGAGGTTCAGGAACCTGAAACTGACGAAGTGGAACCAAACGTACTGTTAGAAACTCAAGAAATCGGAGAAGACGAAATTGAAAAGTTGAAAGGAGATACTGTAGGAGATACTCTTTATAGCAGCAAATGGataatcaatattttactttcaATATCAAAG GTTTTCGAAGATGGCTGGAACGAGAAAGTGGAGTACGACTTATGCACGTTATGGGATATGACTGCAGAGAAAGACATTGTTAACTTTCTTGTAGATAatgattttcttaaaattgcAGAATTTGCTTTGAATTCATCCGAAGAACCAAGATTTACG gAAATAATTTTGGGAATAATTGGCAATATGACTTGCGAACCGTCAGTGCTTGATATATtgggagagaaagaggagcTTCTTGAAACGATTCTTCGCCTCCTTTCTTCCGAAGACGCTGCTACATTAGTACAAATACTTCGTCTTCTACGTTCTGCGCTTTGGAATATTCAAATCAATCCTGAATCAAAATGGAGAgttaatttaagaaattcaaCGTTTTTAAGGGAGGTGGTTCCTTTTATCTTAAAAAGTTCCACAAACG aGGAACTTTTGATCGCAACGACAAGTTTTTTGCGTTCTTCGGCAGAGATCGATCTTTCATCTGGGAAAACATTATTGGATGAGCTATTCGAATCTTCTAGTTTTCTGCCAG GAATGTTGGAATCCTTCGAAGAAGTTTTTCCTCAAGACGAAGCACCTTATTCACCTTCGACTTTAAAATATCTTGAAGATTGGTTGGAGTTGTTTTCGATCGTTCGAAAAGGACATCAAATTCATCAAGAGATCTTGCAAGAAGACAATTTAAACAGAACAGTAGAGATTCTACGAAGAATTTTAGCAAGTTTTATCGATCCGTGGAATCTTTATCCTTTGGATGAGACCAAAGCTTCTTGCGTTCATAGATGTGCAGAAATGATTCTCGATTTTCGATGGAAAGGATTTTTAAGGGCAGACTCGACAGTCGATATAGATGCAAcagttttaaaaattatagttaGCATCAACACAG caatgaaagaagaagaagaagattcAAAAGAAACAATGGGAGAATTACTAAAATATCTTGTAGGATATTGGATCGAAGTGTCAAAAATCTCTTCTGCagatgaaattataaaaattttgaaaataaacgaagagTCTGTTACCGATCAtacgataaatttattaaaatcaaaaATTCCTGCAGAAAAGATCATCAGTATAATAAATGGATTACCGAACAAATAA
- the LOC126871858 gene encoding kynurenine/alpha-aminoadipate aminotransferase, mitochondrial-like, translating to MDFSTFLTNVTRRRKSSILRELAMKFIEAKDAISLANGMPNTKTFPFVDISVTYKGGTKVKLVGEELSWSLQYGPSQGYLPLLKKMREFQEYWHKPIYKDWDVLFTSGSMDGCSKIFEMTLETGDPVMVQTPTYDGILNALTPLMPEFIEISQDRDGIIPVNIRKICEERRDSGKPMPKVLYANPTGANPTGTVLTESRRREVYELADTYNFLIIEDDPYCFIHFVDKKPTTFLELDTKGRVIRLDSFSKILSAGLRLGVVTAHKEVIKKLTTHMEATNIHASSLSQVLLFKLLNVWDLEKIRQHFNDIQKFYHERRDIMLSLMEKHLTGLAEWNVPKGGMFVWLKVNKTKDVMELARMKCISQGIFLIPGHAFNHDRSKPEQHLRLCYSYATPQEIDKALSTLATLIREEIRK from the exons ATGGATTTTTCGACGTTTCTAACGAATGTCACGAGAAGGCGAAAGTCTAGTATCCTTCGTGAATTAG CGATGAAATTTATAGAAGCGAAAGATGCGATAAGTCTAGCTAATGGAATGCCGAATACAAAGACATTTCCTTTCGTGGATATCTCCGTAACGTACAAGGGTGGAACAAAAGTAAAACTCGTCGGAGAAGAGTTGTCCTGGTCTCTTCAATATGGTCCTTCCCAAGg ATACTTAccattgttaaaaaaaatgcgAGAATTTCAAGAATATTGGCACAAGCCGATATACAAAGACTGGGACGTACTTTTCACGTCTGGATCGATGGACGGGTGTAGCAAAATTTTCGAGATGACTTTAGAAACAGGCGATCCTGTGATGGTTCAAACACCGACTTACGACGGAATTCTAAATGCG CTCACACCTTTAATGCCAGAATTCATCGAAATTTCACAAGATCGGGATGGTATAATTCCggtaaatataagaaaaatttgcGAAGAAAGACGAGACAGTGGTAAACCAATGCCAAAA GTCCTTTACGCGAATCCTACAGGAGCCAATCCAACGGGAACAGTTTTGACGGAATCGCGAAGAAGGGAAGTTTACGAATTGGCTGATACATACAACTTTTTAATCATCGAGGACGATCCCTATTGTTTTATCCATTTCGTCGATAAGAAACCTACCACCTTCCTCGAATTGGATACCAAAGGACGTGTAATACGTTTGGATTCTTTCAGCAAAATTCTAAGCGCCGGTCTTAGATTAGGCGTTGTTACAGCGCATAAAGAagtcattaaaaaattaactaCACATATGGAAGCAACAAATATTCACGCTTCCTCTTTATCGCAA gTTTTGCTGTTCAAATTACTAAACGTATGGGATCTGGAGAAGATACGGCAACATTTTAACGACATTCAGAAATTTTATCACGAAAGACGAGACATTATGCTGTCTTTGATGGAAAAACATCTTACcg gaTTGGCAGAATGGAACGTTCCAAAGGGTGGGATGTTCGTTTGGCTAAAAGTGAATAAAACGAAAGATGTAATGGAATTGGCAAGGATGAAGTGTATTTCCCAAGGGATTTTTCTTATTCCCGGTCATGCGTTTAACCACGACCGCTCGAAACCTGAACAGCATCTCAGACTATGCTACAGTTACGCGACACCGCAAGAAATCGATAAG gCGCTTTCAACGCTAGCTACGTTGATACGCGAGGAGATAAGAAAGTAG
- the LOC126871856 gene encoding uncharacterized protein LOC126871856 isoform X2 produces MGSVVGSNVNASNATTRRMDSTTFLPEATSTLSEREQLKIEFYKTYDVMTGVRIAATLGGFFGLMILLLVYKSRCKSSKQLEDPRLTAAAAAAVAEAEAEERALAAALEAISRLPPRPDHGPRRSLCVEVSQSHLPKIGPRFASVGGGYEALLTPPTKQPNLPLPEEQRRCSSVTCSSTGSSYLERRGSAMPVPCLPLHPTLSTKYAAHDEPWDLYYPIDIQVIQPTPELSPCTSEAGLYANEAMITATRAGKRAPLASMGSVDPPEPDSSLNNSRSLGSDSVFLRDDEQEECLDTEDEVSGFSTDSEAPGPSCRRFLRVPSKKKKTVEKWDGCSGCVPRRRPEGKPCQACRSISAAVETSRSQAVSTSTSSQSSPGSPPCSPAIELRHRPPPAPLPTSPPAWSQETLF; encoded by the exons ATGGGGAGTGTCGTAGGCAGCAACGTGAACGCGAGCAACGCGACGACGAGGAGGATGGACTCGACGACGTTCCTGCCGGAAGCGACGTCGACCCTCAGCGAGCGGGAGCAACTgaaaatcgaattttacaAAACTTACGACGTTATGACCGGGGTCAGAATCGCAGCGACTCTCGGTGGTTTTTTCGGTCTTATGATCCTTCTGCTTGTTTATAAAAGCAG GTGTAAATCGAGCAAGCAGTTGGAGGATCCAAGACTGACCGCAGCTGCAGCCGCAGCGGTAGCCGAAGCAGAAGCCGAAGAAAGAGCCCTCGCAGCCGCTCTCGAAGCCATTTCCAGATTACCACCTAGACCGGATCACGGCCCTAGAAGATCTCTTTGTGTCGAG GTGTCGCAATCTCATTTGCCAAAAATCGGGCCGCGTTTTGCGTCGGTTGGCGGTGGCTACGAGGCTCTGTTGACACCACCAACGAAGCAGCCGAATTTGCCGCTTCCCGAGGAACAAAGAAGATGCAGTTCGGTGACGTGTAGCAGCACCGGGAGTAGTTACCTCGAGAGAAGGGGGTCCGCGATGCCGGTACCATGTTTGCCGCTTCACCCTACGCTTTCCACGAAATACGCTGCCCACGACGAACCCTGGGATCTCTATTATCCCATCGACATTCAG GTAATTCAACCGACCCCGGAGCTTTCCCCGTGCACGAGCGAAGCAGGTCTTTACGCGAACGAGGCGATGATCACGGCGACTAGAGCGGGCAAAAGAGCACCGTTGGCTTCCATGGGCAGTGTCGATCCTCCGGAACCAGACTCAAG CTTGAATAATTCGAGGTCGCTCGGTTCCGACTCGGTCTTCCTAAGAGACGACGAGCAAGAAGAGTGTCTCGACACGGAGGATGAAGTATCTGGGTTCTCGACCGACTCCGAAGCACCCGGGCCAAGTTGTCGACGGTTTCTTCGGGTACcctcgaaaaagaagaaaacggtCGAGAAATGGGATGGTTGCTCTGGATGTGTCCCTAGACGGCGGCCTGAAGGCAAACCTTGTCAAGCTTGTCGTAGTATTAGCGCAGCCGTTGAAACTTCTAG GTCTCAGGCCGTCTCTACGAGCACCAGCAGCCAAAGTAGCCCCGGTTCTCCGCCGTGTTCTCCAGCCATCGAGCTCAGGCATAGACCACCGCCGGCGCCGTTACCAACCAGTCCACCGGCCTGGTCGCAAGAAACTCTCTTTTAG
- the LOC126871856 gene encoding uncharacterized protein LOC126871856 isoform X1 has protein sequence MPTPASIDRDMGSVVGSNVNASNATTRRMDSTTFLPEATSTLSEREQLKIEFYKTYDVMTGVRIAATLGGFFGLMILLLVYKSRCKSSKQLEDPRLTAAAAAAVAEAEAEERALAAALEAISRLPPRPDHGPRRSLCVEVSQSHLPKIGPRFASVGGGYEALLTPPTKQPNLPLPEEQRRCSSVTCSSTGSSYLERRGSAMPVPCLPLHPTLSTKYAAHDEPWDLYYPIDIQVIQPTPELSPCTSEAGLYANEAMITATRAGKRAPLASMGSVDPPEPDSSLNNSRSLGSDSVFLRDDEQEECLDTEDEVSGFSTDSEAPGPSCRRFLRVPSKKKKTVEKWDGCSGCVPRRRPEGKPCQACRSISAAVETSRSQAVSTSTSSQSSPGSPPCSPAIELRHRPPPAPLPTSPPAWSQETLF, from the exons ATGCCGACCCCTGCGTCCATCGATAGAG ATATGGGGAGTGTCGTAGGCAGCAACGTGAACGCGAGCAACGCGACGACGAGGAGGATGGACTCGACGACGTTCCTGCCGGAAGCGACGTCGACCCTCAGCGAGCGGGAGCAACTgaaaatcgaattttacaAAACTTACGACGTTATGACCGGGGTCAGAATCGCAGCGACTCTCGGTGGTTTTTTCGGTCTTATGATCCTTCTGCTTGTTTATAAAAGCAG GTGTAAATCGAGCAAGCAGTTGGAGGATCCAAGACTGACCGCAGCTGCAGCCGCAGCGGTAGCCGAAGCAGAAGCCGAAGAAAGAGCCCTCGCAGCCGCTCTCGAAGCCATTTCCAGATTACCACCTAGACCGGATCACGGCCCTAGAAGATCTCTTTGTGTCGAG GTGTCGCAATCTCATTTGCCAAAAATCGGGCCGCGTTTTGCGTCGGTTGGCGGTGGCTACGAGGCTCTGTTGACACCACCAACGAAGCAGCCGAATTTGCCGCTTCCCGAGGAACAAAGAAGATGCAGTTCGGTGACGTGTAGCAGCACCGGGAGTAGTTACCTCGAGAGAAGGGGGTCCGCGATGCCGGTACCATGTTTGCCGCTTCACCCTACGCTTTCCACGAAATACGCTGCCCACGACGAACCCTGGGATCTCTATTATCCCATCGACATTCAG GTAATTCAACCGACCCCGGAGCTTTCCCCGTGCACGAGCGAAGCAGGTCTTTACGCGAACGAGGCGATGATCACGGCGACTAGAGCGGGCAAAAGAGCACCGTTGGCTTCCATGGGCAGTGTCGATCCTCCGGAACCAGACTCAAG CTTGAATAATTCGAGGTCGCTCGGTTCCGACTCGGTCTTCCTAAGAGACGACGAGCAAGAAGAGTGTCTCGACACGGAGGATGAAGTATCTGGGTTCTCGACCGACTCCGAAGCACCCGGGCCAAGTTGTCGACGGTTTCTTCGGGTACcctcgaaaaagaagaaaacggtCGAGAAATGGGATGGTTGCTCTGGATGTGTCCCTAGACGGCGGCCTGAAGGCAAACCTTGTCAAGCTTGTCGTAGTATTAGCGCAGCCGTTGAAACTTCTAG GTCTCAGGCCGTCTCTACGAGCACCAGCAGCCAAAGTAGCCCCGGTTCTCCGCCGTGTTCTCCAGCCATCGAGCTCAGGCATAGACCACCGCCGGCGCCGTTACCAACCAGTCCACCGGCCTGGTCGCAAGAAACTCTCTTTTAG